In Microvirga lotononidis, a single genomic region encodes these proteins:
- a CDS encoding IS110 family RNA-guided transposase, with product MPRKSPSHLQRDLAPIHPHAAAVDIGARIHVAAVSSRCDPEPVRTFGTFTGDLQRLADWFGQCRVTTVALESTGVYWIPLYEILTQRGFAVVVVNAREVKQVPGRKTDVCDAQWLQRLHEYGLLRASFQPQGEIATLRSYLRQRERLLEAAAAHIQHMQKALTQMNLQLHHVVADITGQTGLRIIRALVAGERDPDRLAALRDGRCKTPLATLRAALVGNDREEHIFALAQALELYEVYQTKVAACDERIAAVLERLKAASPPPAVPLPPPRRAQPQAHEPAVPVRAALHAILGVDLTQIDGIGPYLALKLVSECGPDLAAWPSAQHFTSWLGLAPHNKISGGKVLSSRTRRSGSRVAALLRLAAGAIGRTQTALGAFYRRLAARVGKVKAITATARKIAVLIYNTLRHGMAYADPGAAYYEERYRQRVLSNLRRRAKSLGYVLEKAELASTELVVS from the coding sequence ATGCCGCGCAAATCGCCGTCCCACCTGCAGCGGGATCTTGCCCCGATCCATCCCCATGCGGCCGCCGTCGACATCGGCGCCCGGATCCATGTGGCAGCCGTCTCGTCCCGCTGCGATCCCGAGCCGGTGCGCACCTTCGGCACCTTCACGGGTGACCTGCAGCGCCTCGCCGACTGGTTTGGGCAGTGCAGGGTCACCACGGTGGCCCTGGAATCGACTGGGGTCTACTGGATCCCGCTCTACGAGATCCTCACCCAACGCGGCTTCGCGGTGGTGGTCGTCAATGCCCGCGAGGTCAAGCAGGTGCCGGGCCGCAAGACGGACGTGTGCGACGCCCAGTGGTTGCAGCGCCTGCATGAGTACGGGCTCCTGCGGGCCAGCTTCCAGCCGCAAGGCGAGATCGCCACCCTGCGCTCTTATCTGCGCCAGCGTGAGCGCCTCCTGGAAGCTGCCGCTGCCCACATCCAGCACATGCAGAAGGCGCTGACCCAGATGAACCTGCAGCTCCATCACGTGGTGGCCGACATCACCGGCCAGACGGGGCTGCGCATCATTCGGGCCCTGGTGGCAGGCGAGCGTGATCCCGACCGCCTGGCCGCCTTGCGCGACGGGCGCTGCAAGACCCCGCTCGCGACCCTGCGCGCCGCGCTGGTCGGCAACGACCGGGAGGAGCACATCTTCGCCCTGGCCCAGGCGCTCGAACTGTATGAGGTCTACCAGACCAAGGTGGCCGCCTGCGACGAGCGCATCGCGGCCGTGCTGGAGCGCCTGAAGGCGGCCAGCCCGCCCCCGGCGGTGCCGCTGCCGCCGCCCCGCCGCGCGCAGCCGCAGGCCCATGAGCCGGCCGTGCCGGTGCGCGCGGCCCTGCATGCGATCCTCGGGGTCGACCTGACCCAGATCGATGGGATCGGACCCTACCTGGCGCTCAAGCTCGTCAGCGAGTGCGGCCCGGATCTCGCGGCCTGGCCGAGCGCCCAGCACTTCACCTCCTGGCTGGGTCTCGCGCCGCACAACAAGATCTCTGGGGGCAAGGTGCTGTCGAGCCGCACGCGCCGCTCCGGCAGTCGGGTCGCGGCACTGTTGCGGCTGGCCGCGGGCGCGATCGGGCGCACCCAGACAGCGCTGGGCGCCTTCTACCGGCGGCTGGCCGCGCGGGTCGGCAAGGTCAAGGCGATCACGGCGACAGCGCGCAAGATCGCGGTGCTGATCTACAACACGCTCCGTCACGGCATGGCCTACGCCGATCCGGGGGCGGCGTACTACGAGGAACGCTATCGGCAGCGGGTGCTGAGCAATCTTCGCCGCCGCGCCAAGTCGCTCGGCTACGTCCTGGAAAAGGCAGAGCTCGCCTCAACCGAACTCGTTGTTTCTTAG
- a CDS encoding IS110 family RNA-guided transposase: MTQQTMTETIATIGIDLGKNTFHLIGMDARGKILLRRKIARGQLQSCLANVSVCLIGMEACAGAHHVGRQLAALGHDVRLLPAQYVKPFLKGHKNDYRDAEAIAEAVQRPTMRPVPLKSAEQLDLQALHRVRRRRIGQRTAVINQIRAFLLECGLPVRQGLAGLREALPTLLSQRTDVLSPRMIHLIEDLSEDWRHLDERIETLTRDITALAREDAGCRRLMDIPGVGVITASAMVAAVGTGAAFAKGRDFAAWLGLVPKQISTGNRTILGGLSKRGNRYLRTLFVGGAQAILQHPHNWPRYRFGHWLMTAAPRLHRNVLAAALANKLARIAWSVLYRERGYDAGIATQVP; encoded by the coding sequence ATGACACAGCAGACCATGACGGAGACCATCGCCACGATCGGCATCGACCTGGGCAAGAATACTTTCCACCTCATTGGCATGGATGCCCGCGGCAAGATCCTGCTGCGCCGCAAGATCGCGCGCGGGCAGCTGCAATCCTGCCTGGCCAATGTCTCGGTCTGTCTGATCGGAATGGAGGCCTGCGCCGGGGCTCATCATGTTGGGCGCCAGCTCGCTGCCCTCGGACATGACGTGCGCCTGCTGCCAGCCCAGTACGTGAAGCCTTTCCTTAAGGGCCACAAGAATGACTACCGCGATGCCGAGGCCATTGCGGAGGCGGTCCAGCGCCCGACCATGCGGCCGGTGCCGCTGAAGTCGGCCGAACAACTTGATCTGCAAGCGCTTCATCGGGTGCGCCGCCGCCGGATCGGCCAGCGCACGGCGGTGATCAACCAGATCCGCGCCTTCCTGCTCGAATGCGGCCTTCCGGTGCGTCAGGGGCTCGCGGGCTTGCGCGAGGCGCTTCCCACGCTGTTGTCTCAGCGCACGGACGTGCTCTCGCCGCGGATGATCCATCTGATCGAGGATCTGTCAGAGGATTGGCGGCACCTGGACGAACGCATCGAGACGCTCACCCGGGACATCACGGCCCTGGCGCGAGAGGACGCGGGCTGCCGGCGGTTGATGGATATCCCGGGCGTCGGGGTGATCACCGCCAGCGCCATGGTGGCGGCGGTCGGCACCGGAGCGGCTTTCGCCAAAGGCCGCGACTTCGCTGCTTGGCTGGGGCTGGTGCCCAAGCAGATCTCAACCGGCAATCGCACCATCCTGGGCGGCCTCTCCAAGCGTGGGAACCGCTACTTGCGCACCCTGTTTGTGGGCGGCGCCCAGGCTATTCTGCAGCACCCACACAACTGGCCGAGATATCGCTTCGGCCATTGGCTGATGACAGCGGCCCCTCGGCTGCACCGAAACGTTCTGGCTGCCGCGTTGGCCAACAAACTGGCGCGCATCGCCTGGAGCGTGTTGTACCGCGAACGAGGCTATGACGCGGGGATTGCCACCCAAGTGCCGTAA